A section of the Streptomyces xinghaiensis S187 genome encodes:
- a CDS encoding WhiB family transcriptional regulator, with translation MDWRLNAACRDTDPDLFFPVGSSGPALRQEQAAKAVCESCPVVGACLDWALETGQTSGVWGGTSEDERRSMHRRRERERRRARTAA, from the coding sequence ATGGACTGGCGTCTGAACGCGGCTTGCCGCGATACCGACCCAGACCTGTTCTTTCCCGTGGGCAGCTCCGGCCCGGCCCTGCGCCAGGAGCAGGCGGCGAAGGCGGTGTGCGAGAGCTGCCCGGTCGTCGGCGCGTGCCTCGACTGGGCCCTGGAGACCGGCCAGACCTCGGGGGTCTGGGGCGGCACCTCGGAGGACGAGCGGCGCTCGATGCACCGGCGCCGTGAGCGGGAGCGCCGCCGCGCCCGTACCGCGGCCTGA
- a CDS encoding LLM class F420-dependent oxidoreductase: MVQIGYTMLTEQAGPRELVGHVVRAEEAGFDFSVTSDHYFPWLGSQGHSPHAWTVLGAAAQATSRIPLMTYVTCPTMRYHPAVVAQKAATLHLLSEGRFRLGLGAGENLNEHITGGGWPAADVRHEMLEEAVDIIRALFGGGYVNHHGAHFDVESAKVWDLPDEPPPIGIAVSGDQSCQLAGRLADLVIAVEPKPELLDAFDRYGGAGKPRVGQVPVCYDPDRETAVRRAHEQFRWFAGGWKVNAELPGPASFEAATQFVRPEDVAESIPCGDDVSAFVEAVRPFAEAGFTEVALVQVGGESQHAFLDWSEKTLLPALREAL, from the coding sequence ATGGTACAAATCGGCTACACCATGCTGACCGAACAGGCCGGCCCCCGTGAGCTCGTCGGACACGTGGTCCGCGCCGAGGAGGCCGGATTCGACTTCTCCGTCACCTCCGACCACTACTTCCCCTGGCTCGGGAGCCAGGGCCACTCCCCGCACGCGTGGACGGTCCTCGGCGCCGCCGCCCAGGCGACCTCCCGCATCCCGCTGATGACGTACGTCACCTGCCCGACGATGCGCTACCACCCGGCGGTCGTCGCACAGAAGGCGGCGACCCTGCACCTCCTCTCCGAGGGCCGGTTCCGGCTGGGCCTGGGAGCGGGGGAGAACCTCAACGAGCACATCACCGGCGGCGGCTGGCCCGCGGCGGACGTGCGGCACGAGATGCTCGAAGAGGCCGTGGACATCATCCGCGCGCTCTTCGGGGGCGGTTACGTGAACCACCACGGCGCCCACTTCGACGTGGAGTCCGCCAAGGTGTGGGACCTCCCGGACGAACCCCCGCCCATCGGCATCGCCGTCTCCGGCGACCAGTCCTGCCAACTCGCGGGCCGCCTCGCGGACTTGGTGATCGCCGTCGAACCGAAGCCGGAACTCCTCGACGCCTTCGACCGGTACGGCGGCGCCGGCAAGCCCCGGGTGGGGCAGGTGCCGGTCTGCTACGACCCCGACCGGGAGACGGCGGTGCGCCGCGCCCACGAGCAGTTCCGCTGGTTCGCCGGGGGCTGGAAGGTCAACGCCGAACTGCCCGGTCCCGCCTCGTTCGAGGCGGCCACCCAGTTCGTCCGCCCGGAAGACGTGGCGGAGTCCATCCCGTGCGGCGACGACGTCTCCGCCTTTGTGGAGGCCGTACGGCCGTTCGCCGAGGCCGGGTTCACCGAGGTGGCCCTGGTACAGGTCGGCGGCGAGAGCCAGCACGCCTTCCTCGACTGGTCGGAGAAGACCCTGCTGCCCGCACTGCGCGAGGCCCTCTGA
- a CDS encoding YczE/YyaS/YitT family protein — protein sequence MRESHVPTTGDRRLTRRLVQLYAGLVLYGVSVALMVRAELGLDPWDVFHQGVAERTGLSIGTVLILTGAAVLLLWVPLRQRPGLGTVSNVVVIGLAMDATLALAPDVRGMAVRVPLLAAAIVLNGAATGLYIAARFGPGPRDGLMTGLHRRTGRSLRLIRTGIELAVLATGYALGGSVGAGTVAYALAIGPLAQFFLRVFTVPGQAGAPVEAAGPGPGAEGVPGWNGVSGTTAAPGAEDRAPAPDSARTDSARTESAPTAGGVETGCREAG from the coding sequence ATCAGGGAGTCACACGTGCCCACAACGGGGGACCGCCGGCTGACACGGCGGCTTGTCCAGCTCTATGCCGGCCTGGTGCTGTACGGGGTGAGCGTGGCGCTGATGGTGCGCGCCGAGCTCGGCCTCGACCCGTGGGACGTCTTCCACCAGGGCGTCGCCGAGCGCACCGGCCTGTCGATCGGGACGGTCCTGATCCTCACCGGCGCGGCGGTGCTCCTGCTCTGGGTGCCGCTGCGGCAGCGGCCGGGCCTGGGCACCGTCTCGAACGTGGTGGTGATCGGGCTGGCGATGGACGCCACCCTCGCCCTCGCACCCGACGTCCGGGGGATGGCGGTGCGGGTCCCGCTGCTGGCCGCCGCGATCGTCCTCAACGGGGCGGCGACGGGTCTCTACATCGCGGCCCGCTTCGGCCCCGGTCCGCGGGACGGACTGATGACGGGGCTGCACCGGCGCACGGGCCGCTCGCTGCGGCTGATCCGCACCGGTATCGAACTGGCGGTCCTGGCCACGGGATACGCGCTCGGCGGCTCGGTGGGCGCGGGCACGGTGGCGTACGCGCTGGCCATCGGCCCGCTGGCCCAGTTCTTCCTGCGGGTGTTCACGGTCCCGGGGCAGGCCGGGGCGCCCGTGGAGGCGGCGGGCCCGGGGCCCGGCGCGGAAGGGGTCCCCGGGTGGAACGGGGTCTCCGGCACGACGGCAGCGCCGGGCGCGGAGGACCGGGCCCCGGCGCCGGACAGCGCACGGACGGACAGCGCACGGACGGAGAGCGCGCCGACGGCCGGGGGTGTGGAGACCGGCTGCCGCGAGGCCGGCTGA
- the lnt gene encoding apolipoprotein N-acyltransferase yields MHSGPATDTDRPSGDRPPAEGAAEPGRPAAGPAAAPGTGPAAGSGAAAVPARTGRLRRTGRLVRREAPRSALAALSGLGLALAFPPYDLWPLALLAVAALSLLTRGRTARQGAWTGFAFGLPFFFVLLRWLHVIGYDAVFGLSVIEALFLSALGAGLALTSRLPLWPLWAACLWVAEEWARDRLPLGGFPWGRLAFGVTGSPYLPLAALGGAVLVTFAVALSGALLGSAALAAARPRPGRRTGPDGGGPGGPDAAEGPDGPDGRDGRDGSERSGGGEAAPHTGSPSRSRAVPARPVLRRAVPPAVLALAVALAGYAVPVPTEADDTARIAVVQGNVQQPGMDFLGRPMLILNNHVEATLDLARDVEAGREQRPDLVIWPENASDLDPFRYPEAGARMDEAARAVGVPILVGALVDHPTKEGYVENQGIVWDPETGPGASYTKQHPVPFGEYVPFRDQLSKVITRLQRVPRDFYPGDTTGVLQTGPARLGDVICFEVAYDEIVRDTVNAGARALVIQTNNATYGRTGQPEQQLVMSRLRAVEHGRAVVTAATSGISAVVRPDGVIDQRTEEFTRDVITADLPLRDDTTVADRMGAAPEWALAIVGLLSCAAAIALGRRGRTDRRG; encoded by the coding sequence GTGCATTCGGGCCCCGCCACAGACACGGACCGCCCCTCCGGGGACCGCCCGCCCGCCGAGGGTGCCGCGGAACCCGGCCGGCCCGCCGCCGGGCCTGCCGCGGCGCCCGGCACCGGGCCCGCCGCCGGGTCCGGTGCGGCCGCCGTTCCGGCCCGGACGGGGCGGCTGCGCCGGACGGGGCGGCTGGTACGGCGCGAGGCGCCCCGGAGCGCGCTCGCCGCCCTGAGCGGGCTCGGCCTGGCCCTCGCCTTCCCGCCGTACGACCTGTGGCCGCTCGCCCTGCTCGCCGTCGCCGCGCTCAGCCTGCTGACACGCGGCCGCACCGCGCGCCAGGGCGCCTGGACCGGATTCGCCTTCGGACTGCCGTTCTTCTTCGTCCTGCTGCGCTGGCTCCACGTCATCGGCTATGACGCCGTGTTCGGGCTCTCCGTCATCGAGGCCCTGTTCCTGAGCGCGCTCGGCGCGGGGCTCGCGCTGACGTCCCGGCTGCCGCTGTGGCCGCTGTGGGCGGCCTGCCTGTGGGTCGCCGAGGAGTGGGCCCGGGACCGGCTGCCGCTCGGCGGCTTTCCGTGGGGACGGCTGGCGTTCGGCGTCACCGGCTCGCCCTATCTGCCGCTCGCCGCGCTCGGCGGCGCGGTGCTCGTGACCTTCGCCGTCGCGCTGAGCGGCGCCCTGCTCGGCTCCGCGGCCCTCGCGGCGGCGCGGCCGCGGCCCGGCCGGCGCACCGGCCCGGACGGGGGCGGACCCGGCGGCCCGGATGCCGCGGAGGGCCCGGACGGCCCGGACGGACGGGACGGACGGGACGGTTCGGAGCGCTCGGGCGGCGGGGAGGCGGCCCCGCACACCGGCAGCCCCTCCCGTTCCCGCGCCGTCCCGGCCCGCCCCGTCCTCCGGCGGGCCGTCCCGCCCGCCGTGCTGGCCCTCGCCGTGGCGCTGGCCGGGTACGCCGTCCCGGTGCCCACGGAGGCCGACGACACCGCCCGGATCGCCGTCGTCCAGGGGAACGTGCAGCAGCCCGGGATGGACTTCCTGGGCCGCCCCATGCTGATCCTCAACAACCACGTCGAGGCCACCCTCGACCTGGCCAGGGACGTCGAGGCCGGCCGGGAGCAGCGCCCGGACCTGGTCATCTGGCCGGAGAACGCCTCCGATCTCGATCCCTTCCGCTACCCGGAGGCGGGTGCCCGGATGGACGAGGCGGCCCGCGCCGTCGGGGTGCCCATCCTCGTCGGGGCCCTCGTCGACCACCCCACGAAGGAGGGCTACGTCGAGAACCAGGGCATCGTCTGGGACCCGGAGACCGGCCCCGGCGCCTCGTACACCAAGCAGCACCCGGTGCCGTTCGGCGAGTACGTGCCCTTCCGCGACCAGCTCAGCAAGGTCATCACCCGGCTCCAGCGGGTGCCGCGCGACTTCTACCCCGGTGACACCACCGGCGTGCTGCAGACCGGACCGGCGCGGCTCGGCGACGTGATCTGCTTCGAGGTCGCCTACGACGAGATCGTCCGCGACACGGTCAACGCCGGCGCCCGCGCGCTCGTCATCCAGACCAACAACGCCACCTACGGCCGCACCGGCCAGCCCGAGCAGCAGCTCGTGATGTCCCGGCTGCGTGCCGTCGAGCACGGCCGCGCCGTCGTCACCGCCGCCACCAGCGGCATCAGTGCCGTGGTCCGGCCGGACGGTGTGATCGACCAGCGCACCGAGGAGTTCACCCGCGACGTGATCACCGCGGACCTTCCGCTGCGCGACGACACGACCGTCGCCGACCGAATGGGAGCGGCGCCCGAATGGGCGCTCGCTATCGTGGGCCTCCTGTCCTGCGCCGCCGCGATCGCACTCGGCCGGCGGGGACGTACGGACCGGAGGGGATAG
- a CDS encoding glycerophosphodiester phosphodiesterase family protein, producing the protein MRPNPAVRHPFLDHPATLAFAHRGGAADGLENTHAAFRRAVAAGYRYLETDVHATSDGALVAFHDATLDRVTDARGAIAELPWSRVRRARVGGTEPLPLFEELLEEFPEARWNVDVKAEAALAPLIGLLRRTGAWDRVCVGSFSEARVARAQLLGGPRLATSLGTRGVLGLRLRSYRLPARSRHSAVCVQVPERHGRLRVVDRAFVRAAHALGLQVHVWTVNDAGRMAALLDLGVDGIMTDHIETLRTVLTERGAWA; encoded by the coding sequence GTGAGACCGAACCCGGCCGTGCGCCATCCCTTCCTCGACCATCCGGCCACGCTCGCCTTCGCCCACCGCGGCGGTGCGGCGGACGGCCTGGAGAACACCCACGCCGCCTTCCGGCGGGCGGTCGCCGCGGGCTACCGCTATCTGGAGACGGATGTGCACGCCACCTCGGACGGCGCGCTGGTCGCCTTCCACGACGCGACCCTGGACCGGGTCACCGACGCCCGCGGCGCGATAGCGGAGCTGCCGTGGTCCCGGGTGCGGCGGGCCCGGGTGGGGGGAACGGAACCGCTGCCGCTGTTCGAGGAGCTGCTGGAGGAGTTCCCGGAGGCCCGCTGGAACGTGGACGTGAAGGCCGAGGCGGCCCTGGCCCCGCTGATCGGGCTGCTGCGCCGGACCGGCGCCTGGGACCGTGTCTGCGTCGGCTCCTTCTCCGAGGCGCGGGTGGCCCGGGCCCAGCTCCTGGGGGGCCCGCGCCTGGCGACGTCGCTCGGCACCCGGGGCGTCCTCGGCCTGCGGCTGCGCTCGTACCGGCTCCCGGCGCGTTCCCGCCACAGTGCCGTCTGCGTCCAGGTGCCGGAGCGGCACGGGCGGCTGCGGGTGGTGGACCGGGCCTTCGTACGGGCCGCGCACGCCCTGGGCCTGCAGGTGCACGTGTGGACGGTCAATGACGCGGGGCGGATGGCGGCGCTTCTGGACCTCGGGGTGGATGGCATCATGACCGATCACATCGAGACGCTGCGCACGGTGCTGACCGAACGAGGCGCCTGGGCCTGA
- a CDS encoding RNA polymerase-binding protein RbpA — translation MSERALRGTRLVVTSYETDRGIDLAPRQAVEYACQNGHRFEMPFSVEAEIPQEWECKVCGAQALLVDGEGPEEKKGKPARTHWDMLMERRTREELEEVLAERLAVLRSGAMNIAVHPRDNRKSA, via the coding sequence ATGAGTGAGCGAGCTCTCCGCGGCACGCGACTTGTGGTGACCAGCTACGAGACCGACCGCGGCATCGATCTGGCCCCGCGCCAGGCGGTGGAGTACGCATGCCAGAACGGCCATCGATTCGAGATGCCGTTCTCGGTAGAGGCGGAGATTCCGCAGGAGTGGGAATGCAAGGTGTGCGGGGCCCAGGCCCTGCTCGTGGACGGCGAAGGCCCCGAGGAGAAGAAGGGCAAGCCCGCGCGGACGCACTGGGACATGCTCATGGAGCGGCGTACCCGCGAGGAGTTGGAGGAGGTGCTGGCCGAGCGGCTGGCGGTCCTGCGCTCCGGTGCGATGAACATCGCGGTGCATCCCCGGGACAACCGCAAGTCCGCCTGA
- a CDS encoding MFS transporter produces the protein MGAEITGGAGGADTTAPPGPAGGGGGLGPGGGDPLTAGGAGGPADAPGPAAAAERRREQRGWYVYDWAVSVFSTSVVTVFLGPYLTAVARAAADASGYVHPLGIPVRAGSYFAYAVSLSVLVSVVVMPLAAAVADRTGRKKPVLALFAYLGAAATTGMFFLSGDRYLLGGFLLVVANASFSVAMVVYNAFLPQIAAPGERDAVSSRGWAFGYASGALVLLANLALYTGHASLGISEGMAVRICLASAGLWWGLFAIVPLRRLRDRPPAADVPAAGAGGPVRAGSVGQSWRQLRDTLRDMRRHPLTLLFLVAYLLYNDGVQTVISQASVYGSEELGLDQTTLILAILLVQVLAVFGALGMGRLAARYGTKRTILGSLAAWTLTVAAGYFLPAGAPVWFFALAAAIGLVMGGSQALSRSLFSQLVPRGKEAEYFSAYEMSDRGTSWLGPLLFGLTYQLTGSYRDAIISLVVFFALGFLLLARLPVRRAVAAAGNPVPDRI, from the coding sequence ATGGGCGCGGAGATCACGGGCGGAGCCGGCGGCGCGGACACCACCGCACCCCCCGGCCCGGCGGGCGGCGGCGGGGGTCTCGGGCCCGGTGGCGGTGATCCGCTGACCGCCGGCGGAGCGGGCGGTCCGGCGGACGCGCCCGGCCCGGCGGCGGCCGCCGAGCGCAGGCGGGAGCAGCGCGGCTGGTACGTCTACGACTGGGCGGTCTCGGTCTTCTCCACCAGCGTCGTCACCGTGTTCCTCGGCCCGTATCTGACGGCGGTGGCCCGGGCCGCGGCCGACGCGAGCGGCTATGTGCACCCGCTGGGCATACCGGTGCGGGCGGGCTCCTACTTCGCGTACGCGGTGTCGCTGTCGGTGCTGGTCTCGGTGGTGGTGATGCCGCTGGCCGCGGCGGTCGCGGACCGGACCGGCCGCAAGAAGCCGGTGCTGGCCCTCTTCGCCTACCTGGGCGCGGCGGCGACCACCGGCATGTTCTTCCTCTCCGGCGACCGCTATCTGCTCGGCGGCTTCCTGCTGGTCGTGGCCAACGCCTCGTTCTCGGTGGCCATGGTGGTCTACAACGCCTTCCTGCCGCAGATCGCCGCGCCCGGGGAACGGGACGCCGTCTCCTCGCGGGGCTGGGCCTTCGGCTACGCCTCCGGTGCGCTGGTGCTGCTGGCCAATCTCGCGCTGTACACGGGCCACGCCTCGCTCGGGATCTCCGAGGGCATGGCGGTACGGATCTGTCTGGCCTCGGCCGGGCTGTGGTGGGGCCTGTTCGCCATCGTCCCGCTGCGCCGGCTCCGCGACCGGCCGCCGGCGGCCGATGTCCCCGCCGCCGGGGCCGGTGGCCCCGTCCGGGCGGGCTCGGTGGGGCAGAGCTGGCGCCAGCTCCGCGACACCCTGCGGGACATGCGGCGGCATCCGCTGACCCTGCTCTTCCTCGTCGCGTATCTCCTCTACAACGACGGTGTGCAGACGGTGATCTCGCAGGCGTCGGTCTACGGCTCGGAGGAGCTGGGCCTGGACCAGACGACGCTGATCCTCGCCATCCTGCTGGTGCAGGTGCTCGCGGTCTTCGGGGCGCTCGGCATGGGGAGGCTGGCCGCCCGGTACGGCACCAAGCGCACCATCCTCGGCTCGCTCGCGGCCTGGACCCTGACCGTCGCCGCCGGGTACTTCCTGCCCGCGGGCGCGCCGGTGTGGTTCTTCGCGCTGGCGGCGGCGATCGGGCTGGTGATGGGCGGCAGCCAGGCGCTGTCGCGGTCGCTCTTCTCCCAGCTGGTGCCGCGCGGCAAGGAGGCGGAGTACTTCTCGGCCTACGAGATGAGCGACCGGGGAACAAGCTGGCTGGGCCCGTTGCTGTTCGGTCTGACGTATCAGCTGACGGGCAGCTACCGGGACGCGATCATCTCGCTGGTGGTCTTCTTCGCGCTCGGTTTCCTGCTGCTGGCGCGGCTGCCCGTACGGCGCGCGGTGGCCGCCGCGGGGAACCCGGTGCCCGACCGGATTTAA
- a CDS encoding PLP-dependent aminotransferase family protein: protein MGQWTSAVGAAQLARLLRSQNHGGNGTTAPAGRRAPVYRALADGVRLLVHEGRVPVAARLPAERELAAALSLSRTTVASAYEALRAEGFLESRRGAGSWTTVPAGSPLPTRGLDPLPPDAAETMIDLGCAALPAPEPWLTRSVEGALGELAPYAHTHGDYPAGLPELRQVLADRYTARGIPTMPEQIMVTTGAMGAVAAICHLFAGRGERVAVESPSYANVLQLMREAGARLVPVAMADGLAGWDLPAWRGVLRDAAPRMAYVVADFHNPTGAVASEDQRRHLVAAARSAGTVLVVDETMADLRLDEDFELPRPVASFDPAGSTVVTVGSASKAFWAGMRIGWVRAAPEIIRSLVAARAYADLGSPVLEQLSVSWLMRGGGWDEAVAIRCRQARENRDALVAAVRRHLPGWEFSVPHGGLTLWARTGGLSGSRIAEAGVPLGARVPSGPRFGVDGAFEGYVRLPFTVGDAVADTAAARLAQAARLVETGATGAAAAADSRSLVA, encoded by the coding sequence ATGGGTCAGTGGACCTCGGCGGTGGGGGCCGCGCAGCTCGCCCGGCTGCTCCGCTCGCAGAACCACGGAGGCAACGGCACCACGGCCCCGGCCGGCCGCCGGGCGCCGGTCTACCGCGCCCTCGCCGACGGCGTGCGGCTACTCGTCCACGAGGGCCGGGTGCCCGTCGCCGCCCGGCTGCCCGCCGAGCGGGAGCTGGCCGCGGCGCTCTCCCTGAGCCGTACCACCGTCGCCTCGGCCTATGAGGCGCTGCGCGCCGAGGGCTTCCTGGAGTCGCGGCGCGGCGCCGGAAGCTGGACGACCGTCCCGGCGGGCAGCCCGCTGCCCACCCGCGGTCTCGACCCCCTGCCGCCGGACGCCGCCGAGACGATGATCGACCTCGGCTGCGCGGCCCTGCCCGCCCCCGAGCCCTGGCTGACCCGCTCCGTCGAGGGCGCGCTCGGCGAACTGGCGCCCTACGCCCACACCCACGGCGACTACCCGGCCGGCCTCCCCGAACTGCGGCAGGTCCTCGCCGACCGCTACACCGCGCGCGGCATCCCGACCATGCCCGAGCAGATCATGGTCACCACCGGGGCCATGGGCGCCGTCGCCGCCATCTGCCATCTCTTCGCGGGACGGGGTGAGCGGGTGGCCGTCGAGTCGCCCAGCTACGCCAACGTGCTGCAGCTGATGCGCGAGGCCGGCGCCCGGCTCGTCCCCGTCGCGATGGCCGACGGGCTGGCGGGCTGGGACCTGCCCGCCTGGCGCGGGGTGCTGCGCGACGCCGCGCCCCGCATGGCCTATGTGGTGGCCGACTTCCACAACCCCACCGGGGCGGTGGCGAGCGAGGACCAGCGGCGGCACCTGGTGGCGGCGGCCCGCTCGGCGGGCACGGTGCTCGTCGTGGACGAGACGATGGCGGATCTGCGCCTGGACGAGGACTTCGAACTCCCGCGCCCCGTGGCCTCCTTCGACCCGGCGGGCAGCACGGTCGTCACCGTCGGCTCGGCCAGCAAGGCGTTCTGGGCCGGGATGCGCATCGGCTGGGTGCGCGCGGCACCGGAGATCATCCGTTCCCTGGTCGCCGCCCGCGCCTACGCCGACCTCGGCTCGCCCGTACTGGAGCAGCTCTCCGTCAGCTGGCTGATGCGCGGCGGCGGCTGGGACGAGGCCGTGGCGATCCGCTGCCGGCAGGCGCGGGAGAACCGGGACGCGCTGGTCGCCGCGGTGCGGCGGCACCTGCCGGGCTGGGAGTTCTCCGTCCCGCACGGCGGACTCACCCTCTGGGCGCGCACCGGCGGCCTCTCCGGCTCGCGGATCGCGGAGGCGGGGGTGCCGCTGGGGGCCAGGGTGCCGTCGGGGCCGCGCTTCGGTGTGGACGGGGCCTTCGAGGGCTACGTCCGGCTGCCGTTCACGGTGGGCGACGCGGTGGCCGACACGGCGGCGGCCCGCCTCGCGCAGGCGGCGCGGCTGGTCGAGACCGGGGCGACGGGCGCGGCCGCGGCGGCGGACTCACGGAGCCTGGTGGCCTGA
- a CDS encoding polyprenol monophosphomannose synthase, giving the protein MADGGQRRYGPLGTVLVIIPTYNEAGNIKPIVGRVRSAVPEAHVLVADDNSPDGTGKLADELAAGDEQVHVLHRRGKEGLGAAYLAGFRWGIEQGYDVLVEMDADGSHQPEELPRLLTALKGADLVLGSRWVAGGRIVNWPRSRQLISRGGSVYSRLLLDVPVHDVTGGYRAFRAGTLTGLGMDDVASQGYCFQVDLAWRAVKAGFHVVEVPITFVEREIGDSKMSRDIFVEALWRVTAWGVGSRAQRVLDRVNRAAAARREG; this is encoded by the coding sequence GTGGCAGACGGCGGACAGCGGCGGTACGGCCCGCTCGGCACGGTTCTGGTGATCATTCCGACCTACAACGAGGCCGGCAACATCAAGCCGATCGTGGGCCGGGTGCGGTCCGCCGTACCCGAGGCCCATGTCCTCGTCGCCGACGACAACAGCCCCGACGGCACCGGCAAGCTCGCCGACGAGCTCGCCGCCGGGGACGAGCAGGTCCATGTGCTGCACCGGAGGGGCAAGGAGGGCCTGGGCGCCGCCTATCTCGCGGGCTTCCGCTGGGGCATCGAACAGGGGTACGACGTCCTGGTCGAGATGGACGCCGACGGCTCGCACCAGCCGGAGGAACTGCCCCGGCTGCTCACCGCGCTCAAGGGAGCCGATCTGGTACTCGGCTCCCGCTGGGTGGCCGGCGGACGGATCGTCAACTGGCCCCGCTCCCGGCAGCTGATCTCCCGCGGCGGCAGCGTCTACTCCCGGCTGCTGCTGGACGTCCCCGTGCACGACGTCACCGGCGGCTACCGCGCGTTCCGTGCCGGGACGCTCACCGGGCTCGGCATGGACGACGTGGCCTCGCAGGGCTACTGCTTCCAGGTCGACCTGGCCTGGCGCGCGGTGAAGGCCGGGTTCCACGTCGTCGAGGTGCCCATCACCTTCGTCGAGCGGGAGATCGGCGACAGCAAGATGAGCCGCGACATCTTCGTCGAGGCGCTGTGGCGGGTCACCGCCTGGGGCGTCGGTTCCCGGGCGCAGCGCGTGCTGGACCGCGTGAACCGCGCCGCCGCCGCCCGCCGGGAGGGTTAG
- the fxsA gene encoding FxsA family membrane protein, protein MTTGVPHRQEEPPGRGPGSTAARTGRSRRRSLVPLAVAAWVVLEIWLLTLVADAFGGLTVLLLLLAGLVLGAYVVKRAGRRAWRGLTENLQRGTAPGAPPAEGSRASGNTLPMLGGLLLMMPGLVSDVAGLLCLFPPTRALLRRSAERSLSRRMSAAGPGGLGEAFQQARMHRPDGKVVQGEVIHRDGEDGHGENGDGEGKSGRGGEPPLPR, encoded by the coding sequence ATGACGACCGGCGTACCGCACCGACAGGAAGAGCCCCCGGGCCGTGGCCCCGGATCGACCGCCGCCCGGACCGGGCGCTCACGGCGCCGGAGCCTGGTGCCCCTGGCCGTGGCCGCCTGGGTGGTGCTGGAGATCTGGCTGCTGACCCTGGTCGCCGACGCCTTCGGGGGCCTGACCGTTCTGCTGCTTCTGCTCGCGGGCCTGGTGCTCGGCGCGTATGTCGTGAAGCGGGCCGGCCGGCGCGCCTGGCGGGGGCTCACGGAGAACCTCCAGCGCGGCACCGCGCCGGGCGCACCGCCCGCCGAGGGGAGCAGGGCGAGCGGCAACACCCTGCCCATGCTGGGCGGGTTGCTGCTGATGATGCCGGGGCTGGTCTCCGACGTGGCGGGCCTGCTCTGCCTCTTCCCGCCCACCCGGGCGCTGCTGCGCCGCTCGGCCGAGCGCTCACTGAGCCGGCGGATGTCCGCGGCGGGGCCGGGCGGTCTCGGCGAGGCCTTCCAACAGGCCCGGATGCACCGGCCCGACGGCAAGGTCGTCCAGGGCGAGGTCATCCACCGCGACGGCGAGGACGGTCACGGTGAGAACGGGGACGGGGAGGGGAAGAGCGGCCGGGGCGGCGAACCCCCGCTGCCCCGCTGA